One window of Acipenser ruthenus chromosome 17, fAciRut3.2 maternal haplotype, whole genome shotgun sequence genomic DNA carries:
- the LOC117423082 gene encoding tumor necrosis factor ligand superfamily member 10-like, which translates to MACSNSVQILGFLMLFAILLQTIAVAVTFIYFTNALTTLKETFSKSSISCLGKSNFNSWELLGDIEVENEDDPCWQVTQQLHLLIEKTMSNRYQKEISSAVKDEVSQVIPSLTTEIQGSPRPEIAAHLTGNFMSNAQKEGSAMIRRVKGQKIQTWESRKGLAFLHNLEFKNGELIVPRTGLYHIYSQTYFRHTAPSDGSEVSQRSVRNKQMLQYIYKVSSYPDPILLMKNARTTCWSKNTEYGLYSIYQAGVFELKANDRVFVTVSNISVVDMDEESSFFGAFLVS; encoded by the exons ATGGCTTGCTCGAACTCTGTACAGATTCTCGGATTTCTAATGCTTTTTGCAATTCTTCTGCAAACCATAGCTGTGGCTGTTACTTTCATATACTTCACCAATGCATTAACTACG ttgAAGGAAACATTTTCCAAGAGCAGTATTTCCTGCCTAGGGAAATCCAACTTCAACTCCTGGGAGTTGTTGGGAGACATCGAAGTAGAGAACGAGGACGACCCCTGCTGGCAGGTCACGCAACAGCTCCACCTTTTAATAGAAAAG ACCATGTCAAATCGCTATCAGAAGGAAATATCATCTGCTGTAAAag ATGAAGTGTCCCAAGTTATTCCATCCCTCACCACTGAAATCCAAGGATCTCCACGCCCTGAGATAGCAGCTCACCTCACTGGGAACTTCATGAGCAATGCACAAAAAGAAGGAA GTGCAATGATCAGGAGAGTCAAAGGTCAAAAGATTCAGACGTGGGAATCTAGGAAAGGCTTGGCATTCCTGCACAATCTGGAGTTCAAGAACGGCGAGCTGATCGTTCCTAGAACTGGACTGTACCACATCTACTCCCAGACCTATTTCCGACACACAGCACCCTCTGATGGCTCTGAAGTGTCTCAGAGATCTGTAAGGAACAAACAGATGCTGCAGTACATTTACAAAGTATCCTCTTATCCCGACCCCATACTCTTAATGAAAAATGCAAGGACAACATGCTGGTCCAAAAACACAGAGTACGGGCTGTATTCAATCTACCAAGCTGGAGTGTTTGAACTGAAAGCTAATGACAGAGTTTTTGTCACAGTCAGTAACATCAGTGTAGTAGACATGGACGAAGAGTCGAGTTTCTTTGGGGCCTTTTTGGTCAGCTAA